The following are from one region of the Ignavibacteriota bacterium genome:
- a CDS encoding MGMT family protein: MRKTDKQKKDFFNKVYTVARKIPYGKVTTYGHIAEACGIKSAARTVGWALNGCGPDIPAHRVVNRYGALTGKIHFGDPTLMEELLRNEGVEFDKNNCVILEKYLWIPSLKVKSKKSKK; this comes from the coding sequence ATTCGAAAAACAGATAAACAAAAAAAGGATTTTTTCAACAAAGTATATACTGTTGCCAGGAAAATACCTTACGGAAAAGTTACAACATATGGGCATATTGCTGAAGCTTGTGGAATTAAATCTGCCGCAAGAACAGTCGGTTGGGCTTTGAATGGATGTGGACCCGATATTCCTGCACACAGAGTTGTGAACAGATATGGCGCGTTAACAGGAAAAATTCATTTTGGAGATCCAACTCTAATGGAAGAATTATTGCGTAATGAAGGAGTAGAGTTTGATAAGAATAATTGCGTAATTCTTGAAAAGTATTTGTGGATACCGAGTTTAAAAGTCAAAAGTAAAAAGTCAAAAAAATAA
- a CDS encoding peptide chain release factor 2 (programmed frameshift), which yields MYEDELKELKTYQQRITNLRGYLDVDKKIAKVEELRNKSSESSFWNDQIAAQKTLQEIKTLEQWINLWKEVDKKSNDVRDIIELASMEEDESFYDDIRKELDNLNSEIEKAEFKNMLSGKDDDKNCILTIHSGAGGTESQDWADMLLRMYMRWGEQSGYQMSIVDILDGDGAGIKSATVEVTGEFAYGYLKAENGVHRLVRISPFDSNKRRHTSFASVFVIPEIDDTIEIEINPADLRIDTYRSGGKGGQNVNKVETAVRITHIPTNTVAACQSERSQIQNKTRAMKMLKSKLYQLELDKQQAEIDEVEKNKMKIEWGSQIRSYVFHPYNMVKDHRTDEETSDVQRVMDGDIDRFIKAYLSKFSKN from the exons ATGTACGAAGACGAATTAAAAGAACTTAAAACCTACCAGCAGAGAATCACGAATCTTCGGGGGTATCTT GATGTTGATAAAAAGATTGCAAAGGTAGAAGAACTCCGCAATAAATCTTCTGAATCTTCTTTCTGGAATGATCAGATCGCTGCACAAAAAACTCTCCAGGAAATAAAAACTCTCGAACAATGGATCAATCTCTGGAAAGAGGTTGATAAAAAATCGAATGATGTAAGAGATATTATTGAATTGGCGTCGATGGAAGAAGATGAATCATTTTATGACGACATCAGAAAAGAACTTGATAATCTGAATTCCGAAATTGAAAAAGCTGAATTCAAAAATATGCTCAGTGGAAAAGATGATGATAAAAATTGTATTCTTACAATTCATTCCGGTGCCGGTGGAACTGAATCACAGGATTGGGCTGATATGCTTTTGCGAATGTATATGCGCTGGGGAGAACAGAGCGGATATCAGATGAGTATTGTGGATATTCTTGATGGTGATGGTGCAGGAATAAAATCTGCAACAGTGGAAGTTACCGGCGAATTTGCATATGGATATTTAAAAGCTGAAAATGGTGTTCATCGACTAGTTCGTATTTCTCCTTTCGATTCAAATAAAAGACGACATACTTCATTTGCATCTGTGTTTGTTATTCCTGAGATAGATGATACAATCGAAATTGAAATTAATCCTGCGGATTTAAGAATTGATACGTATCGTTCCGGCGGAAAGGGTGGACAGAACGTAAATAAAGTTGAAACCGCAGTACGAATTACTCACATTCCAACAAATACTGTTGCAGCTTGTCAGAGTGAACGATCTCAGATTCAAAATAAAACAAGAGCGATGAAAATGCTGAAGTCAAAACTTTATCAACTTGAACTTGATAAACAGCAGGCAGAAATTGATGAAGTTGAAAAAAACAAAATGAAAATCGAATGGGGAAGTCAAATTCGTTCTTATGTTTTTCATCCATACAATATGGTCAAAGATCACAGAACGGATGAAGAGACATCTGATGTTCAACGGGTGATGGATGGCGATATTGATAGATTTATAAAAGCGTATCTTTCAAAGTTTAGTAAGAATTAA
- a CDS encoding DUF1446 domain-containing protein, whose protein sequence is MKEKIKIASGQGFWGDLIDAPYHQVTKGDIDYLVMDYLAEVTMSILQKQKNKDPKLGYATDLIELMRRILPISSQKGIKIITNGGGVNPVACAEAIREVANQAGIIKLNVAVVLGDDIKDRLDEILGNGSQLNNMETGESITLVKDKLLSANVYFGAAPIVEALKKGADIVITGRTTDTGLTLAPMIYEFGWDMKNYNLMAAGTVAGHILECGAQASGGNFLGDWESIDNFAEIGFPIAEAFPNGEVIITKHTNTGGRVSFETVAEQLVYEIGNPKEYITPDCVADFTSIKLEEVGKDRVKVFNVKGKPETEFYKVSCSYSDGYSSSGSLTYSWPQALTKAKAADKILRKRLENLGLQFDEIRTEYIGYNATHETLAPELDEDKINEIVFHFSVRSKDWKSVNRFGQEIAPLILTGPPSVTGFAGGRPKPKEVVAYWPALIPKKLVEPKVQILELQ, encoded by the coding sequence ATGAAAGAAAAAATAAAAATAGCTTCCGGACAAGGATTTTGGGGTGATTTAATTGATGCACCATATCATCAGGTTACAAAAGGTGATATCGATTATCTTGTAATGGATTATCTTGCTGAAGTAACGATGTCCATTCTTCAAAAACAAAAAAATAAAGATCCCAAACTTGGTTATGCAACTGACTTGATCGAGTTGATGAGAAGAATTCTTCCAATCTCTTCCCAAAAGGGAATAAAAATTATTACGAATGGTGGCGGAGTAAATCCGGTCGCTTGTGCGGAAGCAATTCGTGAGGTTGCAAATCAAGCCGGAATAATAAAATTAAATGTTGCTGTTGTTTTAGGTGATGATATCAAAGATCGACTTGATGAAATTCTAGGAAACGGTTCTCAACTGAATAATATGGAAACCGGTGAATCAATTACTCTCGTCAAAGATAAATTATTAAGTGCAAATGTTTATTTCGGTGCTGCACCAATTGTTGAGGCGTTAAAGAAGGGCGCTGATATTGTAATTACTGGTAGAACAACCGATACAGGTTTAACACTCGCTCCGATGATTTATGAATTTGGATGGGATATGAAAAATTATAATTTAATGGCTGCAGGAACTGTAGCCGGACATATTCTTGAATGTGGTGCCCAGGCATCAGGTGGAAATTTTTTAGGTGATTGGGAATCAATTGATAATTTTGCTGAAATTGGATTCCCGATTGCGGAAGCTTTTCCAAATGGTGAAGTTATAATTACGAAACATACCAATACAGGTGGAAGAGTTTCATTCGAAACAGTTGCTGAACAACTCGTTTATGAAATTGGAAATCCCAAAGAATATATAACTCCTGATTGTGTCGCTGATTTCACTTCAATTAAACTTGAAGAAGTTGGGAAGGATAGAGTTAAAGTTTTTAATGTCAAAGGAAAACCAGAAACAGAATTCTACAAAGTTTCCTGTTCATACAGCGATGGTTATAGTTCATCAGGAAGTCTGACTTATTCCTGGCCGCAGGCATTGACGAAAGCAAAAGCTGCCGATAAAATTTTAAGAAAGCGATTAGAAAATCTTGGACTGCAATTCGATGAAATCAGAACAGAATATATTGGTTACAATGCAACACACGAAACTCTTGCGCCTGAATTAGATGAAGATAAAATAAATGAAATAGTTTTCCATTTTTCAGTCAGATCAAAAGATTGGAAATCAGTAAACAGATTTGGACAAGAAATCGCACCGCTGATTCTAACCGGTCCACCAAGTGTAACTGGTTTCGCTGGTGGAAGACCAAAGCCAAAAGAAGTTGTTGCTTATTGGCCTGCGTTGATTCCGAAAAAATTAGTCGAACCGAAAGTTCAAATTCTGGAGTTGCAATAA
- the miaA gene encoding tRNA (adenosine(37)-N6)-dimethylallyltransferase MiaA: protein MENGSGKTKVRSEDINEVIVLVGPTCSGKTNLSLILSHLIHSEIISADSRQFYKLLDIGTAKPSTEQLRKVQHHLIDFLDPAENYDVSLFEKDAERIIEEIFNRNKLPVIVGGSGLYIKALIDGIFQSTDKDEEYRNELLQKRKEFGNEYLYEELKKNDPISAEKMLPQNWKRVMRALEVFHTTGEPIWKHHQKQSSLKEKKYEFKQFGLNWNRELLYENINQRVDSMIENGLIDEVQNILEMGYDKNLNSLNTVGYKEIVQHLEGEISLERAIELIKRNTRHYAKRQMTWFRKDERIHWFEVNEFSDLDKIAIFISKLL from the coding sequence ATGGAAAATGGAAGCGGGAAGACAAAGGTGCGAAGTGAGGATATAAATGAAGTAATAGTATTAGTTGGTCCAACTTGTTCTGGTAAAACTAATCTTAGCTTAATTCTTTCTCATCTAATTCATTCTGAAATTATCTCTGCAGATAGCAGACAATTCTATAAACTTCTTGATATCGGAACAGCAAAACCTTCTACTGAACAGCTCAGAAAAGTTCAACATCATCTGATCGATTTTCTTGATCCAGCAGAAAATTATGATGTAAGTTTGTTTGAGAAAGATGCCGAACGAATCATCGAAGAAATATTTAATAGAAATAAATTGCCTGTGATTGTTGGAGGGAGTGGACTTTATATAAAAGCTTTGATTGACGGAATTTTTCAATCAACTGATAAAGATGAGGAATATCGAAATGAACTGCTTCAAAAACGAAAAGAATTTGGAAATGAATATTTGTATGAAGAACTAAAAAAAAATGATCCGATCAGTGCTGAGAAAATGCTTCCACAAAATTGGAAAAGAGTAATGCGTGCGCTTGAAGTATTTCATACCACAGGTGAACCAATCTGGAAGCATCATCAAAAACAATCTTCTTTAAAAGAAAAAAAATATGAGTTTAAACAATTTGGTTTAAACTGGAATAGAGAACTACTTTATGAAAATATTAACCAACGCGTCGATAGTATGATTGAAAATGGATTAATTGATGAAGTACAAAATATTCTGGAAATGGGCTACGATAAAAATCTGAACTCATTGAATACAGTTGGTTACAAAGAAATAGTTCAGCATCTTGAAGGAGAAATTAGTCTTGAAAGAGCGATTGAATTAATTAAACGAAACACACGTCATTATGCAAAGCGTCAGATGACCTGGTTTAGAAAAGATGAACGCATTCATTGGTTTGAAGTGAATGAATTTTCTGATTTAGATAAAATCGCAATATTTATTAGCAAGCTTTTATAA
- a CDS encoding protein-L-isoaspartate(D-aspartate) O-methyltransferase, with amino-acid sequence MYKLQRQELVDSLRQKGISDEHLLSAFQKVEREKFVQAVMKSNAYKDIALPIGYNQTISQPFTIAIMTEALQIKKGEKVLEIGTGSGYQAAILFEMGAKVYSVERHIDIYNEVLKRFEKLRIRVHCKYGDGTLGWDQYSPFDKIIVTAGSPSIPETLKKQLAINGKMVIPVGNMSTQTLKVLTKISDTEFVVEEIPQFAFVPLIGREGWKE; translated from the coding sequence ATGTACAAACTGCAAAGACAAGAACTAGTCGATAGCCTCAGGCAAAAAGGTATTTCAGATGAACACCTCCTCAGTGCATTTCAAAAAGTTGAAAGAGAAAAATTTGTTCAGGCGGTGATGAAATCAAATGCTTATAAGGATATTGCTTTACCGATTGGGTATAATCAAACAATCTCCCAACCATTTACAATTGCGATTATGACAGAAGCACTTCAGATCAAGAAGGGGGAAAAAGTTTTGGAGATTGGAACAGGTTCTGGTTATCAGGCTGCAATCCTTTTTGAAATGGGTGCTAAAGTTTACAGCGTTGAAAGACACATTGATATTTATAACGAAGTCTTGAAACGATTTGAGAAACTGAGAATTCGCGTTCATTGTAAATATGGAGATGGTACACTTGGCTGGGATCAATATTCACCTTTTGATAAAATAATCGTGACTGCTGGTTCACCGAGCATTCCTGAAACTTTGAAAAAACAATTAGCTATTAATGGAAAGATGGTTATTCCTGTTGGTAATATGAGTACGCAAACTCTGAAAGTGCTAACAAAAATTTCAGATACCGAATTTGTTGTTGAAGAAATTCCACAGTTTGCTTTCGTTCCTTTGATTGGTAGAGAAGGATGGAAAGAATAG
- a CDS encoding T9SS type A sorting domain-containing protein, whose amino-acid sequence MADDFTIPAGESWQIDQLISYSYQTGSTTTSTINDARIQIWNGSPMSGGTVIWGDLTTNRLASSTWGNIYRTTDTDPTNTQRPVMIVTSNVGTTLPAGTYWIEWRLGGTLSSGPWCPPVCSLGVAVTGDALQFNAGTWAAALNGTSPNGAPFILTGSIVGGGGNTFFEDFEGFAVGGQVACQDPANWTTWSQLPCSAEDASVSSNYAHSGTKSFVIVPANDFVKPLGDKTSGKWWVSFWVYMPTGKGGYFNTLNTFPATASEHWGMEVYFDVGGAGRLLNGGTVNFSWTENTWQYCEVIVDLDLDQAQFWFNGSQVGTSWQWTRGNPAYALKLAANDFYGPLQTTADECYYDDYWFGDEAWVPVEMTSFAGSVNNLGQVVLNWQTASELNNHMFEIERRTETSEFRTVGFVEGHGTTTQQNNYSYVDKTAEQGVNYYRLKQVDFNGTYSYSDIVEIEVVGPLTFELAQNYPNPFNPSTNIKYSVPESGNIRLSVYNLVGEEVAVLVNGFSQAGFYEVTFDASNLSTGVYLYKLQSANSVQTKKMMLLK is encoded by the coding sequence ATGGCAGACGATTTTACAATCCCTGCCGGTGAATCATGGCAGATTGATCAGTTGATATCTTATTCTTATCAGACTGGTTCAACAACTACATCAACAATAAACGATGCCAGAATTCAAATTTGGAATGGTAGCCCAATGTCAGGCGGGACCGTTATCTGGGGTGATTTGACTACAAATCGTTTGGCTTCTTCAACATGGGGAAATATCTATAGAACAACCGACACTGACCCAACAAATACTCAAAGACCTGTAATGATAGTAACATCTAACGTAGGTACAACTCTTCCTGCTGGTACTTATTGGATTGAATGGCGATTAGGTGGAACTTTATCTTCGGGTCCTTGGTGCCCACCGGTTTGTTCACTCGGTGTTGCAGTAACAGGCGATGCATTGCAATTTAATGCTGGTACTTGGGCAGCAGCTTTAAACGGAACTTCACCTAACGGAGCTCCTTTTATACTTACAGGCAGCATTGTTGGTGGTGGAGGCAATACGTTTTTCGAAGACTTCGAAGGCTTTGCCGTTGGCGGACAAGTTGCTTGTCAGGATCCTGCAAACTGGACAACCTGGAGTCAACTGCCTTGCAGTGCAGAAGATGCATCTGTATCCTCAAACTATGCACACAGTGGTACAAAATCTTTTGTTATCGTACCAGCTAATGACTTCGTGAAACCGCTTGGCGATAAAACATCCGGTAAATGGTGGGTAAGTTTCTGGGTATATATGCCAACAGGTAAAGGTGGATATTTCAATACACTTAACACATTCCCTGCTACTGCATCTGAACATTGGGGAATGGAAGTTTATTTTGACGTAGGTGGTGCTGGAAGACTTCTCAATGGTGGTACAGTTAACTTCTCCTGGACAGAAAATACCTGGCAGTATTGTGAAGTTATTGTTGACCTTGATCTCGATCAGGCTCAGTTCTGGTTCAATGGAAGTCAGGTTGGAACAAGCTGGCAGTGGACAAGAGGAAATCCGGCTTATGCACTTAAATTAGCTGCAAACGATTTCTATGGTCCGTTACAGACAACTGCTGACGAATGTTATTATGATGATTACTGGTTCGGTGATGAAGCCTGGGTTCCTGTTGAAATGACTTCATTCGCTGGAAGTGTAAACAATCTCGGTCAAGTTGTATTGAACTGGCAAACAGCTTCCGAATTAAATAACCATATGTTTGAAATTGAAAGAAGAACAGAAACTTCTGAATTCAGAACTGTTGGTTTTGTTGAAGGTCACGGAACTACTACACAGCAGAATAACTACAGCTATGTTGATAAAACTGCTGAACAAGGTGTTAATTATTACAGACTCAAACAAGTTGATTTCAACGGAACATATTCTTATTCAGACATCGTTGAAATTGAAGTAGTTGGTCCATTAACATTTGAATTGGCTCAGAATTATCCAAACCCATTCAACCCATCAACAAACATTAAATACAGTGTACCTGAATCTGGTAATATCAGACTTTCAGTTTACAATCTTGTTGGTGAGGAAGTTGCAGTATTAGTAAATGGTTTCAGCCAGGCTGGATTCTATGAAGTAACTTTTGATGCTTCAAATCTTTCGACAGGTGTTTACCTTTATAAATTACAGTCAGCTAATTCAGTTCAGACAAAGAAGATGATGTTACTCAAGTAA
- a CDS encoding T9SS type A sorting domain-containing protein, with the protein MLTFWMLIPGYANGSYLEQVDIRISTTGTNVSDFSTVVAALVFPAGSPDTTWIQYSYQLTNFVSPGSNIYIGFREHVTDNLNDGAAVLLDLVEVTQGGSSNTFFEDFEGFAVGGQVACQDPTNWSTWSQLPCSAEDASVSSNYAHSGTKSFVIVPANDFVKPLGDKTSGKWWISFWVYMPTGKGGYFNTLNTFPATANEHWGMELYFDVGGAGRLLNGGTVNFSWTENTWQYCEVIVDLDLDQAQFWFNGSQVGTSWQWTRGNPAYALKLAANDFYGPLQTTADECYYDDYWFGDEAWVPVEMTSFAGSVNNLGQVVLNWQTASELNNHMFEIERRTETSEFRTVGFVEGHGTTTQQNNYSYVDKTAEQGVNYYRLKQVDFNGTYSYSDIVEIEVVGPLTFELAQNYPNPFNPSTNIKYSVPESGNIRLSVYNLVGEEVAVLVNGFSQAGFYEVTFDASNLSTGVYLYKLQSANSVQTKKMMLLK; encoded by the coding sequence ATGTTAACTTTTTGGATGTTGATCCCTGGATATGCAAATGGTAGCTACCTTGAACAAGTTGATATCAGAATTTCAACAACTGGAACCAATGTTTCTGACTTTTCAACTGTTGTTGCAGCATTAGTTTTCCCTGCTGGCTCTCCTGATACTACCTGGATTCAATATTCATATCAATTAACAAATTTTGTTTCACCTGGTTCAAACATTTACATTGGTTTCCGAGAGCATGTAACTGATAATTTAAATGATGGCGCTGCAGTTCTTTTAGATTTGGTTGAAGTAACTCAAGGTGGATCCAGTAACACCTTCTTCGAAGATTTTGAAGGCTTTGCCGTTGGCGGACAAGTTGCGTGTCAGGATCCAACAAACTGGTCAACCTGGAGTCAACTACCATGTAGTGCAGAAGATGCATCTGTATCCTCCAACTATGCACACAGTGGTACAAAATCTTTTGTTATCGTACCAGCTAATGACTTCGTGAAACCGCTTGGCGATAAAACATCCGGTAAATGGTGGATTAGCTTCTGGGTATATATGCCAACAGGTAAAGGTGGATATTTCAATACACTTAACACATTCCCTGCTACTGCAAATGAACACTGGGGAATGGAACTTTATTTTGACGTAGGTGGCGCAGGAAGACTTCTTAATGGTGGGACAGTAAACTTCTCCTGGACAGAAAATACCTGGCAGTATTGTGAAGTTATTGTTGACCTTGATCTCGATCAGGCTCAGTTCTGGTTCAATGGAAGTCAGGTTGGAACAAGCTGGCAGTGGACAAGAGGAAATCCAGCTTATGCACTTAAATTAGCTGCAAACGATTTCTATGGTCCGTTACAGACAACTGCTGACGAATGTTATTATGATGATTACTGGTTCGGTGATGAAGCCTGGGTTCCTGTTGAAATGACTTCATTCGCTGGAAGTGTAAACAATCTCGGTCAAGTTGTATTGAACTGGCAAACAGCTTCCGAATTAAACAACCATATGTTTGAAATTGAAAGAAGAACAGAAACTTCTGAATTCAGAACTGTTGGTTTTGTTGAAGGTCACGGAACTACTACACAGCAGAATAACTACAGCTATGTTGATAAAACTGCTGAACAAGGTGTTAATTATTACAGACTCAAACAAGTTGATTTCAACGGAACATATTCTTATTCAGACATCGTTGAAATTGAAGTAGTTGGTCCATTAACATTTGAATTGGCTCAGAATTATCCAAACCCATTCAACCCATCAACAAACATTAAATACAGTGTTCCTGAATCAGGTAATATCAGACTTTCAGTTTACAATCTTGTTGGTGAGGAAGTTGCAGTATTAGTAAATGGTTTCAGCCAGGCTGGATTCTATGAAGTAACTTTTGATGCTTCAAATCTTTCGACAGGTGTTTACCTTTACAAATTACAGTCAGCTAATTCAGTTCAAACAAAGAAGATGATGTTACTCAAGTAA
- a CDS encoding glycerol-3-phosphate acyltransferase produces MEYLLSSLIGYLLGSFPTAYIFLQKTKGLDITKEGSGNVGAMNSFEVSNSKFVGISVLFIDLLKGGASVLIPILVFGNVFIYPAIGLLFAVFSHCYNPWIFFKGGRGLATAAGGAAIIFPYLLAVWVIFWVLFYVMRKDILLANIAATILSVLVLFGTYRIAFNYAFPKPAGVDILLTASSSILIIIFIKHIEPLKELIQKQKNKRKHKNE; encoded by the coding sequence ATGGAATATCTTTTAAGTTCATTAATAGGTTATTTGCTCGGCTCCTTTCCGACCGCATATATATTTCTCCAAAAGACAAAAGGATTGGATATCACAAAAGAGGGTTCCGGAAATGTTGGAGCTATGAATTCTTTTGAAGTGAGCAATTCAAAATTCGTTGGTATTTCCGTTTTATTTATCGATCTTTTAAAAGGCGGGGCAAGTGTTTTGATTCCAATTTTAGTATTTGGAAATGTATTCATTTATCCGGCAATAGGACTTTTGTTTGCTGTTTTTAGTCATTGCTATAATCCATGGATTTTTTTCAAAGGTGGACGAGGTCTTGCAACTGCTGCGGGTGGTGCTGCGATAATATTTCCATATCTGCTTGCAGTCTGGGTGATATTTTGGGTACTCTTTTATGTAATGAGAAAAGATATTCTTTTAGCTAATATTGCTGCAACAATTTTATCGGTATTGGTCCTGTTTGGAACTTATAGAATTGCATTCAACTATGCATTTCCCAAACCAGCAGGAGTAGATATATTATTAACGGCAAGTAGTTCAATACTGATAATAATTTTTATAAAACATATCGAACCGTTAAAAGAACTTATTCAAAAACAAAAAAATAAACGGAAACATAAAAATGAATAG
- a CDS encoding PDZ domain-containing protein, whose protein sequence is MNSQQKTILTVFFVLVLLIGAVFISAELNIISFSGNSNADFNLAYAQTQDQKTINNDNITSSRRNIITETVKNVSPSIVGINVIEIREYKDPFSSFFDDPFFQRFFGNRGSYSQEVKGLGSGYIISEDGYIVTNDHVAGNATKITITLTDGRQFDAKLIGSDSASDICLLKIDGDDLPYVTLGNSDDIIIGEWVIALGNPFGLFELNDKPTVTVGVVSASGMNLDAINNRYYLNMIQTDASINGGNSGGPLVNSEGKVIGMNTLIFTAGGNTGSIGLGFAIPINKVKRIVEELKKNGSIDRNFEIGMRIQTIDEGIAQYYHLKSIKGVIVTKVYPNTPAEKGGIEVGDIILEVEGYKINNENTIFSVFHEFRAGQTVTLKIIRDEKELTKQMKLVKG, encoded by the coding sequence ATGAATAGTCAACAAAAAACAATACTCACCGTATTTTTTGTATTAGTACTATTAATCGGTGCAGTATTTATTAGTGCTGAACTAAACATCATCAGCTTCTCTGGTAATTCAAATGCTGATTTCAATTTAGCTTATGCTCAGACACAAGATCAGAAGACTATAAATAATGATAATATTACTTCTTCGAGAAGAAATATCATAACAGAAACTGTGAAAAATGTAAGCCCGTCAATTGTAGGTATAAATGTTATTGAGATAAGAGAATACAAAGATCCTTTCTCATCATTCTTCGATGACCCGTTCTTCCAAAGATTTTTTGGAAATCGAGGGAGTTACAGTCAGGAAGTTAAAGGTTTAGGTTCAGGCTATATAATTTCTGAAGATGGCTATATCGTTACAAATGATCATGTTGCCGGTAACGCAACAAAAATAACAATCACACTCACCGATGGACGGCAATTCGATGCTAAACTAATTGGTTCCGATTCTGCAAGTGATATATGTCTTCTTAAAATTGATGGAGATGATCTGCCTTATGTTACTCTTGGTAACTCGGATGATATTATAATTGGAGAATGGGTAATTGCTTTAGGAAATCCTTTTGGATTATTTGAACTTAATGATAAACCTACGGTGACAGTTGGAGTAGTTAGTGCAAGCGGTATGAATCTCGATGCTATAAATAACCGTTACTATTTAAATATGATTCAAACTGATGCTTCAATTAACGGCGGTAACAGTGGTGGTCCATTAGTCAATAGCGAGGGTAAGGTTATCGGAATGAATACACTTATTTTCACTGCTGGAGGAAATACAGGTAGTATTGGACTCGGTTTTGCTATTCCTATTAACAAAGTAAAAAGAATTGTTGAAGAACTGAAAAAAAATGGCAGTATTGATAGAAACTTTGAAATCGGAATGAGGATACAAACTATTGATGAGGGAATTGCACAGTATTATCATCTGAAAAGTATCAAAGGAGTAATTGTAACAAAAGTTTATCCTAATACTCCTGCTGAAAAAGGTGGAATTGAAGTCGGGGATATTATTCTTGAAGTAGAAGGATATAAAATCAATAACGAGAATACTATCTTCAGCGTATTCCATGAATTCAGAGCAGGTCAAACAGTTACACTCAAAATAATCAGAGATGAAAAAGAGTTAACCAAACAAATGAAATTGGTAAAAGGATGA
- a CDS encoding adenylosuccinate lyase, which yields MISRYTLPEMGKIWEDEFKFSTWLKIEILACEARKEMGEIPEEDLKVIKEKAAFNVKKILDIEETTKHDVIAFLTNVAEYVGPSSRHIHYGMTSSDILDTTLCFQMKSAGEILLNQLLQLKEVLKVRAIEHKNTVCIGRSHGIHAEPTTIGLKFALWYEEIKRNIKRLQSAIDTVSVGQISGAVGTFEHLSPKVEEYVCKKMALKPASVSTQVIQRDRHAEFMNSLAVIGATLEKISVEIRHLQRTEVLEAEEFFSKGQKGSSAMPHKRNPVISERITGLARILRANAIASLENVALWHERDISHSSVERIVIPDSCIALNYMLDLMIKLIKNLIIYPENMIKNLNLTRGLIYSQTVLLKLVDKGLSREEAYRIVQTSAMDVWANENKNLKDELLKSSEVMHYLSGNELNEIFNPDKILKNVDYIFQRSIFSEE from the coding sequence ATGATTAGCAGATATACTCTGCCCGAAATGGGTAAAATATGGGAAGATGAATTTAAATTTTCCACCTGGTTAAAAATTGAAATTCTTGCCTGCGAAGCAAGAAAAGAAATGGGTGAAATACCAGAAGAAGATTTGAAAGTTATAAAAGAAAAAGCAGCATTCAATGTGAAAAAAATTCTTGATATAGAAGAAACAACCAAGCACGATGTAATTGCTTTTCTTACAAACGTCGCGGAATATGTTGGTCCTTCTTCCCGTCATATTCATTATGGAATGACTTCATCGGATATTTTAGATACAACTCTCTGCTTTCAAATGAAATCTGCTGGCGAAATTTTATTGAATCAACTACTTCAACTTAAAGAAGTATTGAAAGTACGAGCCATCGAACATAAAAACACTGTTTGTATTGGCAGATCGCATGGCATTCACGCAGAACCAACTACAATTGGGCTAAAGTTTGCTTTATGGTACGAAGAAATCAAGAGAAATATAAAAAGACTTCAGAGTGCAATTGATACAGTAAGTGTTGGACAAATTTCGGGTGCAGTTGGAACTTTTGAACATCTCTCTCCAAAAGTTGAAGAGTATGTTTGCAAAAAAATGGCGTTGAAACCAGCAAGCGTTTCTACTCAGGTTATCCAACGAGACAGACATGCCGAGTTTATGAATAGTCTGGCGGTTATCGGAGCAACACTTGAGAAAATTTCTGTTGAGATCAGACATCTTCAGAGAACTGAAGTACTCGAAGCTGAAGAATTTTTTTCAAAAGGTCAAAAAGGATCTTCTGCTATGCCTCATAAAAGAAATCCTGTAATCAGTGAAAGGATTACTGGTCTGGCAAGAATACTTCGAGCAAATGCAATTGCTTCACTCGAAAATGTTGCACTCTGGCATGAACGGGATATTTCACATTCATCAGTAGAGAGAATTGTAATTCCTGATAGCTGCATCGCATTGAACTATATGCTGGATCTGATGATAAAGCTGATAAAGAACCTGATTATTTATCCTGAGAATATGATTAAAAATTTGAATCTTACACGTGGCTTAATATACTCTCAGACGGTTTTACTAAAACTCGTTGATAAAGGACTATCACGTGAAGAAGCGTATAGAATTGTTCAGACTTCAGCGATGGATGTTTGGGCAAATGAAAATAAAAATCTGAAAGATGAATTATTAAAATCCAGTGAAGTGATGCATTACCTGTCAGGCAATGAATTGAATGAAATCTTCAATCCGGATAAAATTCTGAAAAACGTAGATTATATTTTTCAGCGCAGTATATTTTCAGAAGAATAA